From Cellulophaga lytica DSM 7489, a single genomic window includes:
- a CDS encoding SusC/RagA family TonB-linked outer membrane protein: MNLKTKLILVMTLFCSAITIAQESFPIKGTVVSSADNLPILGVNIIIKNTATGTTTDFDGNYEIKAKKGDVLQFSFIGFITKSITVADQTTINVTLDEDASKLDEVVVIGYGTQKKSHLTGSISKVVNEDLGQIAVSRVDDALVGQVSGVNIQATEGEAGSDPTIRIRGTGSITGNSGPLVVVDGVVVPNDYLGSLDMNDVESFEILKDAASGAIYGSRGGNGIIQITTKSGKSGETRFSYSTLTGVKTARQSDAYYSTVAETAAAELQFTHTLSDRTRYKQLIGVDTNWQEIIFDGGIITNHSLGIRGGNDKLRFSTNLNYNHDEGVLLTDDFKKYSVKVRLDYDVTDNLTIGLSATPSYTERRRFDGSTHDILRQPSWLPVYHDENTIQFVNRVQDGGKWADVQVGDYALQYHFDGYDLDAGAPADSGGTSISNTSNTNPAAKVLERDRRDFRSKILGSFYAKYKINDDLSFKTTLSGDYQRYRQQRWQGVEANRNGASAAQLDSTNTRTQHLALDNVLSYNKTFDKHDLGIVLGASGEQYKTEFETISSQGYTDDSSRYINRDDITNEYEEEYESTLLSFFTRVNYAYSDKYLASFSFRRDGASVFGPNNKYGNFFAGSLGWNISRENFLKNSDVVNNLKFRVSYGVTGNNSFRTGNNLINNYPYLSLIDNSIASGVTGGVVTNAANPLNISNPDLKWERQVEFNPGVDFGFFGNILSGSVDYYKRTSDQLLLNNPIASTTGFTNALVNIGEVENSGVEVELRTRNVAGPKFKWTTTFITSTNKNELTDFADSNGQIQNVDSKRASEWINLEGNPISSFYGWVVERDIPLEFLNNPFHPVGGEAQDVYVKDLNGDGIIDDDDKTILGNPYPEFVWSVSNDFKIGNFDFSFMFQGSHGAEIRNMGDQYIFNHFNSSQDFVTGPTGDYVLTTPNQEFIKQKIFTNDIIQDASYIALRNINLGYNFSKDVASQLKIRSARIYVSAQNIMYLTADDYTGFNPESINTTSATTYGYQRAGSPVFSTISAGLNIEF; this comes from the coding sequence ATGAACTTAAAAACAAAGCTAATTTTGGTTATGACACTATTTTGTAGTGCTATAACTATAGCTCAAGAAAGCTTTCCTATAAAAGGTACGGTAGTCTCTTCTGCAGACAACTTACCTATTTTAGGAGTAAACATTATCATTAAAAATACTGCTACAGGCACAACTACAGATTTTGATGGCAACTATGAAATTAAAGCTAAAAAAGGTGATGTTCTTCAATTTTCTTTTATTGGATTTATTACTAAAAGTATTACTGTAGCAGACCAAACTACCATTAATGTTACTTTAGATGAAGATGCTAGTAAGTTAGATGAAGTTGTGGTTATTGGTTATGGTACACAAAAAAAATCTCACCTAACAGGTTCTATTTCTAAAGTAGTAAACGAAGATTTAGGACAAATTGCTGTTTCTAGGGTAGATGATGCCTTAGTAGGTCAAGTATCTGGTGTTAACATACAAGCTACAGAAGGTGAAGCTGGTTCTGATCCTACAATTAGAATTAGAGGAACAGGTTCTATTACAGGTAACTCTGGACCACTAGTTGTTGTAGATGGTGTTGTGGTTCCTAATGACTATTTGGGTTCTTTAGATATGAATGACGTTGAATCTTTTGAAATTTTAAAAGATGCAGCTTCTGGTGCTATTTATGGTTCTAGAGGTGGTAATGGTATTATACAAATTACTACAAAATCTGGTAAATCGGGTGAAACTAGGTTTAGCTACTCTACATTAACTGGTGTTAAAACAGCAAGACAGAGTGATGCTTACTACTCTACAGTAGCAGAAACTGCCGCTGCAGAATTACAGTTTACACATACACTTTCAGACCGTACAAGATACAAACAGTTAATTGGCGTAGATACCAACTGGCAAGAAATTATTTTTGATGGTGGTATTATTACAAACCACTCTTTAGGTATTAGAGGTGGTAATGATAAATTAAGATTTAGTACAAACCTAAACTACAACCATGATGAAGGGGTTTTACTTACTGATGATTTTAAAAAATACAGTGTAAAAGTTAGATTAGATTATGATGTTACAGATAACTTAACAATTGGTCTTAGTGCTACTCCTTCTTACACAGAACGTAGACGTTTTGATGGTAGTACACATGATATTTTAAGACAACCTTCATGGCTACCAGTTTACCATGATGAAAACACTATACAATTTGTAAACAGAGTGCAAGATGGTGGTAAATGGGCAGACGTACAAGTTGGCGATTATGCTTTACAATACCATTTTGATGGGTATGATTTAGATGCTGGTGCTCCTGCAGACAGTGGAGGTACAAGTATTAGTAACACTTCTAACACTAACCCTGCTGCAAAAGTACTAGAAAGAGACCGTAGAGATTTTAGAAGTAAAATTCTTGGTAGCTTTTATGCTAAATACAAAATTAATGACGATTTAAGCTTTAAAACTACACTTTCTGGTGATTACCAAAGATACAGACAACAAAGATGGCAAGGTGTAGAGGCTAACAGAAACGGAGCAAGTGCTGCTCAGTTAGATAGTACAAATACCAGAACACAACACTTAGCTTTAGATAATGTATTATCATACAACAAAACTTTTGATAAGCATGATCTTGGCATAGTATTAGGTGCATCTGGTGAACAATATAAAACAGAATTTGAAACTATTAGCTCACAAGGTTATACAGATGATAGTTCTCGTTACATTAACAGAGATGACATTACTAATGAATATGAAGAAGAGTACGAAAGTACATTACTATCATTCTTTACAAGAGTAAATTATGCGTATTCAGACAAATACTTAGCTTCTTTTAGTTTTAGAAGAGATGGTGCTTCTGTATTTGGTCCAAACAATAAATATGGTAACTTCTTTGCAGGTTCTTTAGGTTGGAACATCTCTAGAGAAAACTTCTTAAAAAATAGTGATGTAGTTAATAACCTTAAATTTAGAGTTAGTTATGGTGTAACTGGTAACAACTCTTTTAGAACCGGTAATAACTTAATTAACAACTACCCTTACCTATCTTTAATAGACAATTCTATTGCCTCTGGTGTTACAGGTGGTGTGGTTACAAATGCTGCTAACCCTTTAAATATATCTAATCCAGATTTAAAATGGGAAAGACAAGTAGAGTTTAACCCTGGGGTAGACTTTGGTTTCTTTGGTAATATTTTATCTGGTTCTGTAGATTACTATAAAAGAACTAGTGACCAACTACTACTAAATAACCCAATTGCCTCTACAACTGGTTTTACTAATGCTCTTGTAAATATTGGAGAGGTAGAAAACTCTGGTGTAGAAGTTGAACTAAGAACTAGAAACGTTGCTGGTCCTAAATTTAAATGGACAACAACTTTTATTACATCTACCAATAAAAATGAATTAACAGATTTTGCTGACTCTAACGGACAAATACAAAATGTAGATTCTAAAAGAGCTTCAGAGTGGATAAATTTAGAAGGTAACCCTATCTCATCTTTTTACGGGTGGGTTGTAGAAAGAGACATTCCTTTAGAATTTTTAAACAATCCTTTTCACCCAGTAGGCGGTGAAGCACAAGATGTTTATGTGAAAGATTTAAATGGTGATGGCATTATTGATGATGATGATAAAACTATATTAGGAAATCCTTACCCAGAATTTGTGTGGAGTGTATCTAACGACTTTAAAATAGGCAATTTTGATTTTAGTTTTATGTTTCAAGGTAGCCACGGAGCAGAAATTAGAAATATGGGAGACCAATACATATTTAACCACTTTAACAGTTCTCAAGATTTTGTAACTGGTCCTACAGGAGATTATGTATTAACTACTCCTAATCAAGAATTTATTAAACAAAAAATATTTACTAATGACATTATTCAAGATGCTTCATACATAGCATTACGTAATATTAACCTTGGGTATAACTTTAGTAAAGATGTTGCATCTCAATTAAAAATTAGAAGCGCAAGAATTTATGTATCTGCACAAAACATAATGTACCTAACAGCAGATGACTATACTGGTTTTAACCCAGAGTCTATTAATACTACATCTGCAACCACTTATGGTTACCAAAGAGCTGGTTCTCCAGTATTCAGTACAATCTCAGCAGGTTTAAACATAGAATTTTAA
- a CDS encoding RagB/SusD family nutrient uptake outer membrane protein has protein sequence MKKLKFLTLIVITIFSVSCEDSFLSPELKTGTSGDAFYSNDEELEAAIINIYDGLQGVNASKLTNSNLNHATQVEFYVTEMRSDNTRTKSQEGEAAQFESFAIEATNGIVADYYRSFYDVIFRANVVLDNIGSASEATAGKIEGEAKFLRAYAYFNLVRLYGDVPLVTNVIAPLDTETAFTRVNSAEIYNVIVADLQTAVDNLDDTYKDRASKAAAQGLLAKVYLSLPTPNYAQAQLLCEEVMNPARGYSLLTNYSDIFFSELNNEVIFAIGYEQGDNNNSQNFSAEWLNSVGRTSGVNYATTDVVAALEEMGGDRTQYTYRVDPFQPTENQAIKYLPNGESGGDNGRTFSSDAQAAGNDWIVLRYADVVLLHVEAILGGGESTSNSNALTSFNSIRNRAGLPDDEDGVITKEELLNERRVELAFENKRLFDLIRMGEAVNVLSEFATENGYSFSSTDLLLPIPQREIGLSKGVLTQNPGY, from the coding sequence ATGAAAAAACTTAAATTTTTAACATTAATAGTCATTACAATTTTCTCTGTATCTTGTGAAGATTCATTTTTATCACCAGAACTAAAAACTGGTACAAGCGGAGATGCTTTTTATTCTAACGATGAAGAATTAGAAGCTGCAATAATTAATATTTACGACGGTTTGCAAGGTGTAAATGCATCCAAGCTTACAAACTCTAACTTAAACCACGCAACACAAGTAGAGTTTTACGTTACAGAAATGCGTAGTGATAATACAAGAACAAAAAGTCAAGAAGGAGAAGCTGCACAGTTTGAAAGTTTTGCTATAGAAGCTACTAACGGTATTGTAGCTGATTATTACAGAAGTTTTTACGATGTAATTTTTAGAGCAAATGTTGTTTTAGATAACATTGGTTCTGCATCAGAAGCTACTGCTGGTAAAATTGAAGGTGAGGCTAAGTTTTTAAGAGCTTACGCATACTTTAATTTGGTTCGTTTATATGGCGATGTTCCTTTAGTTACTAACGTTATTGCACCATTAGATACAGAAACAGCTTTTACAAGAGTTAACTCTGCAGAAATTTACAATGTAATTGTTGCAGACTTACAAACTGCTGTAGATAATTTAGATGATACTTATAAAGACAGAGCTTCTAAAGCTGCTGCACAAGGCTTACTAGCCAAAGTATATTTATCTCTACCAACTCCTAACTATGCACAAGCGCAATTGCTTTGCGAGGAAGTTATGAACCCTGCAAGAGGTTATAGTTTATTAACCAATTACAGTGATATCTTCTTCTCTGAACTTAATAACGAAGTTATTTTTGCTATTGGTTATGAACAAGGAGACAATAATAACAGTCAAAATTTTTCTGCAGAATGGTTAAACTCTGTTGGCAGAACTAGTGGCGTAAACTACGCTACTACAGATGTTGTTGCTGCGTTAGAAGAAATGGGCGGAGACAGAACTCAATATACATACAGAGTAGACCCTTTTCAGCCTACAGAAAACCAAGCAATTAAATATTTGCCAAACGGAGAAAGCGGTGGAGACAACGGAAGAACTTTTAGTTCTGATGCACAAGCTGCTGGTAATGATTGGATTGTCTTAAGATACGCAGATGTTGTTTTACTTCATGTAGAAGCCATTTTAGGCGGTGGTGAATCTACCTCTAACTCAAATGCACTTACATCATTTAACTCTATTAGAAATAGAGCTGGCTTACCTGATGATGAAGACGGTGTTATTACAAAAGAAGAATTGCTAAATGAAAGACGTGTAGAACTTGCGTTTGAGAACAAACGTTTGTTTGATTTAATTAGAATGGGAGAAGCTGTAAATGTTTTATCAGAATTTGCTACAGAAAATGGATATAGTTTTTCTTCTACAGACTTGTTATTACCTATTCCACAAAGAGAAATAGGCTTAAGTAAAGGTGTATTAACACAAAACCCTGGTTACTAA
- a CDS encoding PKD domain-containing protein, which yields MKNNRNTNKLKSSAGLLTAVFLLIISFSSCDLEYDIADTASIEDLTPPTAFFAASQNTGSDDAWKTYTFSNQSNSATQYNWEFVHNSGEVVTSTEVEPEHTFPGEGDFVVTLTASDNLGVESVYTETITVVEPEVPTVITPVISEWAFEDGTEEGGDTLGCVFIQADGTPKDPKNDGTNCWRILGATVHQTSSDGAYAVPFDSSSGKTQGAKYPATGEGNDRASYQALTVTPNAKYVVTFHYALKNDGDKVRVGILNGWMDNASELEATGFIAEADGDVALGKNNFTEVTFEFEANATGEIAIWIDNVSTGDTYVDNISIVPAP from the coding sequence ATGAAAAATAATAGAAATACTAATAAATTAAAAAGCTCTGCAGGACTATTAACTGCAGTCTTTTTACTAATCATATCTTTTTCTTCTTGTGATTTAGAGTATGATATTGCAGACACAGCTTCAATTGAAGATTTAACTCCTCCGACAGCATTTTTTGCTGCAAGTCAAAACACTGGTTCAGATGATGCCTGGAAAACATATACATTTAGTAATCAATCTAACAGTGCTACACAATACAACTGGGAGTTTGTACATAATTCAGGAGAAGTAGTTACGTCTACAGAAGTAGAACCAGAACACACTTTTCCTGGAGAAGGCGATTTTGTTGTAACATTAACAGCCTCAGATAACCTAGGAGTAGAAAGTGTTTATACAGAAACAATTACAGTTGTAGAACCAGAAGTTCCAACAGTCATCACACCTGTAATTTCAGAATGGGCTTTTGAAGATGGTACAGAAGAAGGCGGTGATACTCTTGGATGTGTATTTATACAAGCAGACGGAACCCCTAAAGATCCAAAAAACGACGGTACTAACTGTTGGCGAATTTTAGGAGCAACTGTACACCAAACAAGTTCAGATGGTGCTTATGCAGTTCCTTTTGATAGCTCATCAGGAAAAACTCAAGGAGCAAAATATCCTGCTACAGGAGAAGGTAATGATAGAGCATCTTACCAAGCTTTAACAGTTACGCCTAATGCAAAATATGTTGTAACATTTCATTACGCACTTAAAAACGATGGAGATAAAGTAAGAGTTGGTATACTTAACGGATGGATGGATAATGCTAGTGAACTAGAAGCTACTGGTTTTATTGCTGAAGCTGATGGAGATGTTGCTCTAGGAAAAAATAATTTTACAGAAGTAACTTTTGAGTTTGAAGCAAACGCTACTGGTGAAATTGCTATTTGGATAGATAATGTTAGTACAGGTGATACTTACGTAGATAATATTAGTATTGTACCAGCTCCATAA
- a CDS encoding polysaccharide lyase family 7 protein, producing MKNFRKEIITILSIVFLTTTAACQTAKSSVVETDTKITKKKKRKKKKYKLPEIDLSHWKVTLPIGKPTEIEPPEIINYATNKTLMPFMYNDSVSGALVFYAYPSNATTANTKYSRTELREQMQPGSNNVNWTFKQGRELKGKLAVEDISKDSNGKYHKTIIMQIHGRLTNQQKELIGQKDNNAPPMLKIYWQNGKIRVKTKKLKSLSLTNTEILHETAWTDDEGHTFDEEVGFKKFTLEVKVSEGKMIVSLNNNEFKVYENIHMEKWGVFENYFKAGNYFQSRDKNSYAKVKYYELNITE from the coding sequence ATGAAGAATTTCCGTAAAGAAATAATAACTATACTATCAATTGTATTTCTTACTACTACCGCTGCTTGTCAAACCGCAAAAAGCAGCGTAGTAGAAACGGATACTAAAATTACTAAAAAGAAAAAAAGAAAAAAGAAAAAATACAAGTTGCCAGAAATAGATTTAAGTCACTGGAAAGTTACTTTACCTATTGGTAAGCCTACAGAAATAGAGCCTCCAGAAATAATTAATTATGCCACAAACAAAACACTAATGCCATTTATGTATAATGACTCTGTTTCTGGTGCGCTTGTTTTTTATGCCTACCCTAGCAACGCTACTACTGCAAACACTAAGTACTCTAGAACAGAACTTAGAGAACAAATGCAACCAGGCAGTAATAACGTTAATTGGACATTTAAACAAGGTAGAGAGTTAAAAGGTAAGCTTGCTGTAGAAGATATTTCTAAAGATAGTAATGGTAAATATCACAAAACCATCATTATGCAAATACACGGCAGACTTACTAACCAACAAAAAGAATTAATTGGTCAAAAAGATAATAATGCTCCTCCAATGCTAAAAATTTATTGGCAGAATGGAAAAATTAGAGTAAAAACAAAAAAATTAAAGAGTTTAAGTTTAACCAATACTGAAATTTTACACGAAACTGCTTGGACTGACGATGAAGGACACACGTTTGATGAAGAAGTTGGTTTTAAAAAATTCACACTAGAAGTTAAAGTATCTGAAGGAAAAATGATTGTTTCTTTAAATAACAATGAATTTAAAGTATATGAAAACATACATATGGAAAAATGGGGTGTTTTTGAAAACTATTTTAAAGCTGGTAATTATTTTCAGTCAAGAGACAAAAACTCTTATGCAAAAGTTAAATATTATGAATTAAATATTACAGAATAA
- a CDS encoding FadR/GntR family transcriptional regulator — MKLEAQPTNDSKQIQNSIISNIRDLINLKNLEPGDKLPSERMLSEKFEVSRSNVRDAIQKLEFYGLLKSIPQSGTFVANIGVIALNGMIDDILRLESQDFKSLVETRILLELKTVRLASLRRTEEDLKNIKAALVAYESKALSGEDAVQEDLLFHLAIAKACGNSTINTFMLTITPQIIIDFEKYHVCDKDQTVKGIKEHTEIYEAIKKQDPILGKQKMKEHFNALYQYCYNIK; from the coding sequence ATGAAGTTAGAAGCACAACCAACAAATGATAGCAAACAAATACAGAACTCTATAATTAGTAATATTAGAGATCTTATTAATTTAAAAAATTTGGAGCCAGGAGACAAATTACCTTCTGAGCGTATGCTGTCTGAGAAATTTGAAGTTAGCAGAAGTAATGTAAGAGACGCAATTCAAAAATTAGAATTCTATGGTCTACTAAAATCAATTCCGCAGAGCGGAACTTTTGTCGCTAATATTGGTGTTATTGCTTTAAACGGAATGATAGATGACATACTAAGGTTAGAAAGTCAAGACTTTAAATCTTTAGTTGAAACAAGAATTTTACTAGAATTAAAAACTGTTCGTTTGGCTTCTTTAAGAAGAACTGAAGAAGATTTAAAAAATATAAAAGCAGCTTTAGTTGCTTACGAATCTAAAGCATTAAGTGGTGAAGATGCAGTACAAGAAGATTTACTATTTCATTTAGCTATTGCAAAAGCTTGTGGTAATAGTACTATTAACACTTTTATGTTAACCATAACACCACAAATAATTATAGATTTTGAAAAATATCACGTCTGTGATAAAGATCAAACAGTTAAAGGAATTAAAGAGCATACAGAAATTTATGAAGCTATAAAAAAACAAGATCCAATATTAGGTAAACAAAAAATGAAGGAACACTTCAATGCATTATATCAATATTGCTATAACATAAAATAA